In Bacillus toyonensis BCT-7112, a single window of DNA contains:
- the celF gene encoding 6-phospho-beta-glucosidase — protein MTGIKIATIGGGSSYTPELIEGFIKRYDELPVREIWLVDIEAGKEKLEIVGNLAKRMVKKSGLPIEVHLTLDRREALKDADFVTTQLRVGLLEARAKDEAIPLKYDVIGQETNGPGGLFKALRTIPVILDICKDMEELCPNAWLINFANPAGMVTEAVLRYTNIQRVVGLCNVPIGIRMGLARLLEVDASRVHVDFAGLNHMVYGLDVYLDGVSVMDRVLELVTDPEKQITMENIAALNWEPDFIRGLRAIPCPYHRYYYKTREMLEEEKEASIEKGTRAEVVKQLENDLFELYKDPNLDIKPPQLEKRGGAYYSDAACSLITSIYNNKGDIQPVNTRNNGTIASLPHDSAVEVNCIITKEGPKPIAVGDLPVPVRGLVQQIKSFERTTIEAAVTGDYHKALLAMTINPLVPSDKVAKQILDEMLEAHKEYLPQFFKKVEK, from the coding sequence ATGACTGGAATTAAAATTGCTACAATCGGCGGTGGATCTAGTTATACACCAGAGTTAATTGAAGGATTTATTAAACGTTATGATGAGCTTCCTGTTCGTGAAATTTGGTTAGTAGATATTGAGGCAGGAAAAGAAAAGTTAGAAATCGTTGGTAATTTAGCGAAACGTATGGTGAAAAAATCAGGTTTACCAATCGAAGTGCATTTAACACTTGATCGCCGTGAGGCATTAAAAGATGCTGACTTCGTAACAACACAACTTCGCGTTGGTTTATTAGAAGCACGTGCAAAAGATGAAGCAATTCCGTTAAAATATGATGTAATCGGTCAGGAAACGAATGGTCCTGGTGGTTTATTTAAAGCGCTGAGAACGATTCCTGTTATTTTAGATATTTGTAAAGATATGGAGGAACTTTGTCCAAATGCATGGCTAATTAACTTTGCTAACCCAGCAGGTATGGTAACAGAAGCTGTCCTTCGCTATACAAATATTCAAAGAGTAGTTGGTCTATGTAACGTTCCAATCGGAATTCGCATGGGTCTTGCGAGATTACTTGAAGTAGATGCAAGTCGTGTACATGTTGATTTCGCAGGTTTAAACCATATGGTATACGGATTAGACGTATATTTAGATGGCGTAAGTGTAATGGATCGAGTGTTAGAGCTTGTAACAGATCCAGAAAAGCAAATTACGATGGAAAATATCGCTGCTCTTAATTGGGAGCCAGACTTTATTCGCGGTCTTCGCGCAATTCCATGTCCATATCATCGTTATTACTACAAAACACGTGAAATGTTAGAAGAAGAGAAAGAAGCTTCAATTGAAAAAGGTACACGTGCAGAAGTAGTAAAACAATTAGAAAATGATTTATTCGAGTTATATAAAGACCCGAATTTAGATATTAAGCCACCACAATTAGAAAAACGTGGCGGAGCTTATTACAGTGATGCAGCATGTAGCTTAATTACATCTATTTACAATAATAAAGGCGATATCCAGCCTGTTAATACAAGAAACAACGGAACAATTGCAAGTTTACCACATGATTCTGCTGTTGAAGTGAACTGTATTATTACGAAAGAAGGTCCAAAACCAATTGCAGTGGGAGATCTTCCAGTACCAGTTCGCGGTTTAGTACAACAAATTAAATCATTCGAGCGCACAACAATTGAAGCTGCTGTTACAGGGGATTATCATAAGGCGCTGCTTGCTATGACAATTAATCCACTTGTACCGTCAGATAAAGTTGCAAAACAAATTTTAGATGAAATGTTGGAAGCACATAAAGAATATCTTCCACAGTTCTTTAAAAAGGTAGAGAAGTAA
- the celB gene encoding PTS cellobiose transporter subunit IIC, translating to MIRFLEKYVMPIAGKVAEQRHLQAIRDGIILTMPFLIIGSFFLIISALPIPGYNDFMAGLFGESWQKALGYPVSATFNIMALIAVFGIAYRLGEYYKVDALASGALSLVTFLLATPFQVAYIIPSTKESVIVDGAIPAALMGSQGLFVAMIIAIISTEIYRFIVQKKMIIKMPETVPPAVTRSFAALIPGFIVVTVVWIIRLIFEHTTFGSIHNVVGKLLQEPLSVLGASLWGAVIAVIIVHVLWACGIHGAAIVGGVMSPIWLSLMDQNRVAFQAGQDVPNTITAQFFDLWIYMGGSGATLALVVGMLLFARSQQLKSIGRLSIAPGIFNINEMVTFGMPIVMNPLLLIPFILVPVVLTLVSYFAMEWGLVARPSGAAVPWTTPILFSGYLGSGGKISGVILQLVNFALAFFIYLPFLKIWDKQKLAEEKGE from the coding sequence ATGATACGGTTTTTAGAAAAATATGTAATGCCAATAGCAGGAAAGGTAGCAGAGCAGAGGCATTTGCAAGCTATACGTGATGGAATTATTTTAACGATGCCTTTCTTAATTATTGGATCATTTTTTCTTATTATTAGTGCATTACCAATACCAGGTTATAATGATTTTATGGCAGGGTTGTTTGGTGAGAGTTGGCAGAAAGCTTTGGGGTATCCAGTTAGTGCAACTTTTAATATAATGGCTTTAATAGCTGTTTTTGGAATCGCTTACAGACTTGGAGAGTATTATAAAGTGGATGCTTTAGCATCCGGGGCATTGTCGCTTGTGACATTTTTACTTGCGACTCCATTTCAAGTTGCATATATTATACCAAGCACGAAGGAAAGTGTGATTGTAGATGGAGCAATCCCAGCGGCGTTAATGGGAAGCCAAGGTTTATTTGTAGCGATGATTATTGCAATTATATCTACTGAAATATACCGATTTATTGTACAGAAAAAAATGATTATAAAGATGCCTGAGACAGTTCCACCTGCAGTAACACGTTCATTTGCTGCTCTTATTCCAGGATTTATTGTTGTGACAGTTGTTTGGATCATTAGATTGATTTTTGAACACACAACTTTCGGAAGTATTCATAATGTTGTAGGGAAGCTGCTACAAGAGCCACTTAGTGTACTTGGTGCTAGTCTTTGGGGCGCTGTAATTGCAGTTATTATTGTCCATGTTCTTTGGGCGTGCGGAATTCATGGTGCTGCAATTGTTGGTGGTGTAATGAGCCCGATTTGGTTATCGTTAATGGATCAAAACCGAGTTGCTTTTCAAGCAGGGCAAGATGTACCAAATACGATTACCGCACAGTTTTTTGATTTATGGATTTATATGGGCGGTTCCGGTGCAACACTTGCTTTAGTTGTAGGAATGTTATTGTTTGCACGAAGTCAGCAATTAAAAAGTATTGGTCGATTGTCCATTGCACCTGGTATTTTTAATATTAATGAAATGGTGACGTTCGGCATGCCGATTGTAATGAATCCACTTTTACTTATTCCATTTATATTAGTTCCAGTTGTGTTAACGCTTGTTTCTTACTTTGCGATGGAATGGGGATTAGTTGCTCGTCCGAGCGGAGCGGCTGTACCTTGGACGACACCTATTCTTTTTAGTGGATATTTAGGATCGGGTGGGAAAATTTCAGGGGTTATTTTGCAACTTGTTAACTTTGCACTAGCATTCTTTATTTACTTACCATTCTTAAAAATATGGGATAAACAAAAATTAGCAGAAGAAAAGGGGGAGTAA
- a CDS encoding PTS lactose/cellobiose transporter subunit IIA: MMTTAEQIPFQLILNSGNARSFAMEALQFAKQGKMAEADEAMVKAKEAINEAHHFQTELIQSEARGEKTEISVLLIHAQDHLMNAITVKELAAEFIDLYKKLEAKGE; encoded by the coding sequence ATGATGACTACAGCAGAACAAATTCCATTCCAATTGATTTTAAATAGTGGTAATGCAAGAAGCTTTGCAATGGAGGCACTTCAATTTGCCAAACAGGGGAAAATGGCAGAAGCAGATGAAGCGATGGTAAAGGCGAAAGAAGCGATTAATGAAGCGCATCATTTCCAAACAGAGCTCATACAATCAGAAGCAAGAGGAGAAAAAACAGAGATTAGTGTTCTTTTAATCCATGCACAAGATCATTTAATGAATGCGATTACAGTAAAAGAATTAGCAGCAGAGTTTATCGATCTTTATAAAAAGCTTGAAGCGAAAGGGGAATAA
- the celB gene encoding PTS cellobiose transporter subunit IIC, whose translation MQKFIAFMEKYLVPVAGRIGSQRHLVAIRDGFIAVMPLILVGSFAVLINNLPVDAFQKLMKGAFGDVWKDIGGGMWTGSFAILALIAAVGISYNLAKSYGVDALSAAIITFGALIIISPTTPKEGGIDLAWTGSQGLFVSIIVALLVTEVFRFFVQRDITIKMPDGVPPAVMKSFAALVPAFVILIATASIQLAVKLAGTSIHKIVFETIQLPLQGLAGTLPSAIIIALLIHVLWFFGLHGPNIIGGIIDPIYLPALEKNIKLFNDGMSAYDVPHIFTKPFFDVYVYIGGSGATLAFLVAVMLVAKSAQLRGVGRVSIGPGFFNINEPVIFGTPIVLNPALIIPFVLTPVVLVITSYTAISLGWVPKTVALVPWTMPPIFSGYLVAGGSIAGAVLQLVNFAIAVVIYYPFVLMCDRTYVQAAKAETKGNDNSVSL comes from the coding sequence ATGCAAAAATTTATTGCATTTATGGAGAAATATTTAGTTCCAGTCGCAGGAAGAATCGGATCGCAGCGTCATTTAGTTGCAATCCGTGATGGTTTTATCGCAGTTATGCCTCTTATTTTAGTTGGATCGTTTGCAGTACTTATAAATAATCTACCAGTTGATGCATTCCAAAAACTTATGAAGGGTGCATTTGGGGATGTTTGGAAAGATATCGGCGGTGGTATGTGGACAGGGTCCTTTGCAATATTAGCTCTCATAGCCGCAGTTGGAATAAGTTATAATTTAGCGAAATCTTACGGTGTAGACGCGTTGTCAGCAGCAATTATTACATTCGGTGCATTAATTATTATATCTCCGACAACGCCAAAAGAAGGCGGTATTGATTTAGCTTGGACAGGATCACAAGGTTTATTCGTTTCTATCATTGTAGCTCTTCTTGTAACCGAGGTATTCAGGTTCTTTGTTCAAAGAGATATTACAATTAAGATGCCAGATGGTGTTCCACCAGCAGTAATGAAATCCTTCGCAGCATTAGTTCCAGCATTCGTTATTTTAATCGCAACAGCAAGTATTCAATTAGCTGTGAAATTAGCGGGAACAAGTATTCATAAAATCGTATTTGAAACAATTCAATTACCATTACAAGGTTTAGCAGGTACGTTACCAAGTGCAATTATTATCGCATTACTTATTCACGTATTATGGTTCTTCGGATTACATGGTCCTAATATTATCGGTGGTATTATCGACCCAATCTATTTACCAGCACTAGAAAAGAACATTAAATTATTTAACGATGGTATGTCTGCATATGATGTACCGCACATTTTCACAAAGCCATTCTTTGATGTATACGTATACATCGGTGGATCAGGTGCAACATTAGCATTCTTAGTAGCGGTAATGCTTGTTGCAAAAAGTGCGCAACTTCGTGGTGTAGGTCGCGTATCTATCGGTCCTGGTTTCTTCAATATTAACGAACCAGTTATTTTCGGTACACCAATTGTATTAAACCCAGCGTTAATCATTCCATTCGTACTTACACCAGTTGTATTAGTAATTACTTCTTATACAGCAATTTCTTTAGGATGGGTACCAAAAACAGTTGCTTTAGTTCCATGGACAATGCCACCAATCTTTAGTGGTTATCTTGTAGCGGGCGGAAGTATTGCTGGTGCTGTACTACAGCTTGTAAACTTTGCAATTGCGGTAGTTATTTACTATCCATTCGTATTAATGTGTGACCGTACGTATGTACAGGCTGCGAAAGCTGAAACAAAAGGAAACGACAATTCAGTATCACTTTAA
- the speD gene encoding adenosylmethionine decarboxylase, producing MEYSTFGKHIIVDLWGVDFSLLDDIHFLERHLVVAADHSGAHVLNVSTKEFHPYGVTVLVLLSESHLSIHTYPEKNFAAIDCYTCGTTVEPQMAIDYIVNILKPEQIQIKKLIRGIGEIVTID from the coding sequence ATGGAATATTCTACTTTCGGTAAACATATAATAGTAGATTTGTGGGGAGTGGATTTTTCCCTCTTAGATGATATTCACTTTTTAGAACGCCATTTAGTTGTCGCTGCCGACCATTCTGGCGCACATGTTTTAAATGTAAGTACAAAAGAATTCCATCCTTATGGCGTTACAGTATTAGTGTTACTATCAGAGAGCCATCTTTCTATTCACACTTATCCAGAAAAAAACTTTGCAGCAATTGATTGCTATACATGCGGTACAACTGTTGAACCACAAATGGCGATTGATTATATCGTAAATATATTAAAACCGGAGCAGATACAAATAAAAAAATTGATTCGTGGTATAGGAGAAATTGTTACTATCGATTAA
- a CDS encoding PTS sugar transporter subunit IIB has translation MNILLCCSAGMSTSLLVTKMEAAAKARGLEGKIWAVSGDAVKNNIDQADVLLLGPQVRYMLSSMKTLADEKNVGIDVINPMHYGMMNGEAVLDHALTLKK, from the coding sequence ATGAATATTTTATTATGTTGCTCAGCAGGGATGTCTACAAGTTTACTAGTTACAAAAATGGAAGCGGCTGCAAAAGCTCGCGGTTTAGAAGGAAAGATTTGGGCTGTATCTGGGGATGCAGTAAAAAACAATATCGATCAAGCAGATGTACTATTATTAGGACCACAAGTTCGTTACATGCTCTCTTCAATGAAAACGCTTGCTGATGAGAAAAACGTTGGAATTGATGTTATTAATCCAATGCACTACGGCATGATGAATGGAGAAGCAGTTTTAGATCACGCACTAACACTTAAAAAATAA
- a CDS encoding dicarboxylate/amino acid:cation symporter, with protein sequence MKAYRFPLILLSSILIGGFIGYFMGADAVALKPLGDIFLNLMFTIVVPLVFFSIASSIANMDGLKRFGKIMSSMAGTFLFTSILAAIFMIIVVKVFPPAQGVVLELTQPDKAEKAVSVADQIVGILTVSDFSKLLSRENMLALIFFSILMGIATSAVGEKGKPFATFLQAGAEISMKVVSFIMYYAPIGLAAYFAALVGEFGPQLLGTYFRAAMVYYPASLIYFFVFFTFYAYLAGRKQGVQIFWKNMVSPTVTSLATCSSAASIPANLEATKKMGISSDVRETVVLLGSTLHKDGSVLGGVLKIAFLFGIFNMEFEGPKTLAIALVVSLLVGTVMGAIPGGGMIGEMLIVSLYGFPPEALPIIAAISTIIDPPATMLNVTADNACAVMTARLVEGKNWIKNKFA encoded by the coding sequence ATGAAGGCATATCGCTTTCCACTTATTTTATTATCTTCTATCCTAATTGGTGGTTTCATTGGTTATTTCATGGGTGCCGATGCAGTTGCTTTAAAGCCGCTTGGTGACATTTTCTTAAACTTAATGTTTACGATTGTTGTACCGTTAGTGTTCTTTAGCATCGCGTCATCTATTGCTAATATGGATGGATTAAAACGTTTCGGTAAAATTATGTCTAGTATGGCTGGGACTTTCTTATTTACGAGTATTTTAGCTGCTATTTTTATGATTATTGTCGTGAAAGTATTCCCGCCAGCACAAGGTGTTGTATTAGAATTAACACAACCTGACAAAGCTGAAAAAGCAGTTAGTGTTGCAGATCAAATCGTTGGTATTCTAACAGTATCTGACTTCTCGAAGTTACTATCTCGTGAAAATATGTTAGCTCTTATTTTCTTCTCTATTTTAATGGGGATTGCAACTTCAGCAGTTGGTGAAAAAGGAAAACCATTCGCTACATTCTTACAAGCTGGTGCAGAAATTTCAATGAAAGTCGTATCTTTCATTATGTACTACGCTCCAATCGGACTTGCTGCTTACTTCGCAGCATTAGTTGGCGAATTCGGACCACAACTTCTTGGAACTTACTTCCGAGCAGCAATGGTATACTATCCAGCATCTCTAATTTATTTCTTTGTATTCTTCACTTTCTATGCATACCTTGCAGGTCGCAAACAAGGTGTTCAAATATTTTGGAAGAACATGGTCTCTCCTACAGTTACATCTCTTGCAACTTGTAGTAGTGCCGCAAGTATTCCAGCGAACTTAGAAGCAACGAAGAAAATGGGTATTTCTTCAGACGTTCGTGAAACAGTTGTCCTTCTCGGATCTACACTTCATAAAGACGGCTCTGTTTTAGGCGGGGTATTAAAGATTGCTTTCTTATTCGGTATTTTCAACATGGAATTTGAGGGACCAAAAACATTAGCAATCGCACTTGTCGTTTCTCTATTAGTAGGAACAGTAATGGGTGCTATTCCAGGCGGAGGTATGATTGGGGAAATGTTAATCGTTTCTCTATATGGATTCCCGCCAGAAGCACTGCCAATTATCGCAGCAATTAGTACAATTATTGATCCTCCTGCAACGATGTTAAACGTAACAGCAGATAATGCTTGTGCCGTAATGACAGCTCGCCTTGTAGAAGGTAAAAACTGGATCAAAAATAAATTTGCTTAA
- a CDS encoding acyltransferase: MTQSAPEFKVLQSIAFLAVVLQSSLLYTMNQGNVLLEQSLIMGMLFNLAKFSAPAFIFIVGFHLIRHYTKQLVYKEYISEKATHLLIPYFFWSILYLLTTNGIMTLQGGIKSLLLGTAAPHLWYVIMMFQIHLLFPLLCTLFYWFQKRTENKKDIYKYMTIFACLYFLLMWYSSHYIFNGEKLTSSTILHYTDRSFFFYSFYFVMGGIAAVSLKTWRIFVMKHIPLITILFFILFLFINYELFSFYGANSIHLTVSTYLKPSMFLYIVCEIMILYVLSITIVQRRGFLYKALRFIGNYTYGAYLAHFFFLQLCTKFLSLFTLQENTILYSLLLFTITATISISAMAICSTLPLHTWITGPSPTTNIKWAKIILRKNHEKVCKPYL, encoded by the coding sequence ATGACACAAAGCGCACCGGAATTTAAAGTTTTGCAAAGCATTGCATTTCTTGCTGTCGTTTTGCAAAGTTCCTTATTATATACAATGAATCAAGGAAATGTCTTACTTGAACAATCCCTCATTATGGGTATGCTATTTAATCTCGCAAAGTTTTCAGCACCTGCATTCATATTTATCGTTGGGTTTCACCTAATTCGTCACTATACAAAGCAATTAGTATACAAAGAATATATTTCTGAAAAAGCCACACACCTACTCATTCCCTATTTCTTTTGGTCTATTCTTTACTTATTAACAACAAACGGTATTATGACATTACAAGGCGGGATAAAAAGTTTACTACTCGGAACAGCCGCACCGCATCTTTGGTACGTTATTATGATGTTCCAAATTCATTTATTATTCCCTTTACTATGCACACTATTTTATTGGTTTCAAAAACGAACAGAAAATAAAAAAGACATATATAAATATATGACCATCTTTGCTTGTCTATATTTCCTTTTAATGTGGTACTCCTCTCACTACATTTTTAATGGAGAGAAATTGACTAGTTCAACCATTTTACATTATACAGATCGTTCCTTCTTCTTCTACTCGTTCTATTTCGTTATGGGCGGAATCGCTGCTGTATCATTAAAAACTTGGCGTATATTTGTCATGAAACATATCCCGCTTATCACAATATTATTTTTCATCTTATTTTTATTCATCAATTATGAGTTATTTAGTTTTTACGGAGCAAACTCTATTCATTTAACCGTTTCTACTTATTTAAAACCGTCTATGTTTTTATATATCGTTTGTGAAATTATGATACTGTACGTGCTATCTATTACAATCGTACAGCGACGCGGTTTCTTATATAAAGCTTTACGATTTATCGGAAATTACACGTATGGTGCTTATTTAGCTCACTTTTTCTTCTTGCAACTATGTACAAAATTCCTTTCTTTATTCACACTGCAAGAAAACACAATATTATATAGCCTATTATTATTTACAATAACGGCTACAATCTCGATTTCAGCAATGGCCATTTGCAGTACACTACCACTTCATACGTGGATTACAGGACCTTCTCCTACAACAAATATAAAGTGGGCGAAGATCATACTTCGGAAAAATCACGAAAAAGTATGCAAACCATATCTTTGA
- the chbG gene encoding chitin disaccharide deacetylase, whose amino-acid sequence MIKLIVNADDFGLTEGTNYGIIDGHINGLVNSTTMMMNMPGTEHAVRLAKDYKTLGVGVHLVLTAGEPLLKDVPSLVGKDGAFHKQRVVREGNINPEEVEREWTAQIEKFLSYGLTPTHLDSHHHVHGLKVLHDVLEMLASKYNVPIRRCEEDRAVRPFSDVFYSDFYADGVTEDYFSKLKGRVKDEQTIEIMVHPAYIDPELVKRSSYVMDRVKELRILTESELPEGIELVKF is encoded by the coding sequence ATGATTAAGTTGATTGTAAATGCAGATGATTTCGGTCTTACAGAAGGTACAAATTATGGTATTATTGATGGACATATAAATGGACTTGTAAATTCAACGACAATGATGATGAATATGCCAGGAACAGAACATGCCGTACGCTTAGCGAAAGATTATAAAACGTTAGGAGTAGGTGTGCATCTCGTATTAACGGCAGGAGAACCACTTTTAAAGGATGTACCATCCCTTGTAGGGAAAGATGGGGCGTTCCATAAACAACGTGTTGTAAGGGAAGGGAATATAAATCCTGAAGAAGTTGAGAGAGAATGGACTGCTCAAATTGAGAAATTTTTATCTTACGGATTAACACCAACTCATTTAGATAGTCATCATCATGTGCATGGATTAAAGGTTTTACACGATGTTCTTGAGATGTTAGCAAGTAAATATAACGTTCCGATTCGTCGTTGTGAGGAAGATAGAGCAGTGCGCCCATTTTCTGATGTGTTTTATAGCGATTTTTACGCGGATGGTGTGACGGAAGATTACTTTTCCAAGTTAAAAGGAAGAGTGAAGGATGAACAAACGATAGAAATTATGGTACATCCAGCGTATATTGATCCAGAGCTTGTGAAACGTTCTTCTTACGTAATGGATCGTGTGAAAGAATTGCGTATTTTAACGGAGAGTGAGTTACCTGAAGGAATAGAGCTTGTGAAGTTTTAA
- a CDS encoding PTS lactose/cellobiose transporter subunit IIA, with protein MDTIETKAFHLILHGGNARSCSMEAIDCAKRGAFTEAEAKLQEALEELKEAHRVQTELIQKEAGGEKTEVTLLMVHAQDHLMNAITVKELASEFVELYRKMSVNE; from the coding sequence ATGGATACGATAGAGACGAAAGCTTTTCATCTAATCTTGCATGGGGGAAATGCAAGAAGTTGTTCAATGGAAGCAATTGATTGCGCGAAGCGTGGGGCGTTTACAGAAGCGGAAGCCAAATTACAAGAAGCACTAGAAGAATTAAAAGAGGCGCATCGTGTACAAACGGAGCTTATACAAAAAGAGGCTGGTGGCGAAAAGACAGAGGTTACCTTACTGATGGTGCACGCGCAAGATCATTTAATGAATGCGATTACAGTAAAGGAATTAGCGAGTGAATTTGTAGAGTTATATAGGAAGATGTCAGTGAATGAATGA
- a CDS encoding polyamine aminopropyltransferase, with amino-acid sequence MPKHRKQSKIKIYRITSYKKDERSELDSDKFELEQQEIENKQDKHDKQDKQDKQDKQDKQDKPGKPDKHDKQDKQDKQDKHDKQDKQDKQDKQDKQDKQDKQDKQDKQDKQDKQDKQDKQDKQDKQDKQDKPGKPGKPGKPDKHDKQDKQDKQDKQDKQDKQDKQDKQDKQDKQDKQDKQDKQDKQDKQDKQDKQDKQDKQDKQDKQDKQDKQDKQDKQDKQDKQDKQDKQDKQDKQDKQDKQDKQDKQDKQDKQDKQDKQDKQDKQDKQDKQDKQDKQDKQDKQDKQDKHVQSENVVIVPTDSHSLDIWDEISLKEIQAGEHTNLFEEKSNYQNINLVQVSDVRLYLDKQLQFSSVDEQIYHEALVHPIMSKVIDPKRVLILGGGDGLALREVLKYETVLHVDLVDLDEAMINMARNVPELVSLNKSAFFDNRVNAHVCDAKEFLNSPSSLYDVIIIDFPDPATELLSTLYTSELFARIATFLTEDGAFVCQSNSPADAPLVYWSIGNTIENAGLIVKSYHIIVPSFGTDWGFHIAANSAYVLDQIEQLYVVPTPRTLPSLLFPLFQFKEEHLDHRNLVLLNSESNLILHQCYKKEMEF; translated from the coding sequence ATGCCAAAACATAGAAAACAAAGCAAAATAAAGATTTATAGAATAACAAGCTATAAAAAAGACGAGCGCTCTGAATTAGACTCTGACAAATTTGAACTAGAACAGCAGGAAATAGAAAATAAGCAGGACAAGCACGACAAACAAGACAAACAGGACAAACAGGACAAACAGGACAAACAAGATAAACCAGGTAAACCAGATAAGCACGACAAGCAGGATAAACAAGACAAACAGGACAAGCACGACAAACAGGACAAACAGGACAAACAAGACAAACAGGACAAACAAGACAAACAGGACAAACAAGACAAACAAGACAAACAGGACAAACAAGACAAACAAGACAAGCAGGACAAACAAGACAAACAAGACAAACAGGACAAACAAGATAAACCAGGTAAACCAGGTAAACCAGGTAAACCAGATAAGCACGACAAACAGGACAAACAGGACAAACAGGACAAACAGGACAAACAGGACAAACAGGACAAACAGGACAAACAGGACAAACAGGACAAACAGGACAAACAGGACAAACAGGACAAACAGGACAAACAGGACAAACAGGACAAACAGGACAAACAGGACAAACAGGACAAACAAGATAAACAAGATAAACAAGATAAACAAGATAAACAAGATAAACAAGATAAACAAGATAAACAAGATAAACAAGATAAACAAGATAAACAAGATAAACAAGATAAACAAGATAAACAAGATAAACAAGATAAACAAGATAAACAAGATAAACAAGATAAACAAGATAAACAAGATAAACAAGATAAACAAGATAAACAAGATAAACAAGATAAACAAGATAAACAAGATAAACAAGATAAACAAGATAAACAAGATAAGCAAGACAAGCACGTACAATCGGAAAATGTAGTCATAGTACCCACAGATTCACACAGCTTAGATATATGGGATGAAATTTCTCTAAAAGAAATACAAGCTGGGGAACACACAAATTTATTTGAAGAAAAAAGTAATTATCAAAATATTAATTTAGTACAAGTCAGCGATGTTCGCCTCTATTTGGACAAACAACTACAATTTAGTTCCGTTGATGAGCAAATTTATCATGAAGCACTTGTGCATCCGATTATGTCAAAGGTAATTGATCCAAAACGTGTTCTCATATTAGGCGGTGGCGATGGTCTTGCCTTACGAGAGGTATTGAAATATGAAACAGTACTACATGTAGACCTTGTTGATCTAGACGAGGCAATGATTAATATGGCGCGTAACGTTCCTGAATTAGTTTCTTTGAACAAAAGCGCATTTTTTGATAATCGTGTGAATGCACACGTATGCGATGCAAAAGAGTTTTTGAATTCTCCTTCCTCTTTATACGATGTAATCATCATTGATTTCCCTGATCCAGCGACAGAGTTATTAAGTACTTTATATACAAGCGAACTTTTTGCTCGTATAGCTACATTCTTAACAGAAGATGGTGCTTTCGTCTGCCAATCTAATTCACCTGCTGATGCACCTCTTGTATATTGGAGTATCGGTAATACAATTGAAAATGCCGGCTTAATTGTAAAAAGCTATCATATAATTGTTCCTTCTTTCGGAACTGACTGGGGATTTCATATTGCAGCTAATTCTGCCTATGTACTCGATCAAATTGAGCAATTATACGTAGTACCAACTCCTCGAACATTACCTTCTCTTCTTTTTCCTTTATTTCAATTTAAAGAAGAACATTTAGATCACCGTAATCTCGTTCTTCTAAACTCAGAATCCAATCTTATCCTACATCAATGTTACAAAAAGGAAATGGAGTTTTGA
- a CDS encoding PTS sugar transporter subunit IIB — translation MNILLCCAAGMSSSLIVTKMEKAAQAKGIEVKIWAVSGSEVNSHIDEADVLLLGPQVRYLLPKMKELCKGKGIPVDVIQSVHYGLCNGEAILQAALSMKP, via the coding sequence ATGAATATTTTGCTTTGCTGTGCAGCGGGAATGTCTTCCAGTTTGATTGTTACAAAAATGGAGAAAGCAGCACAGGCAAAAGGGATAGAGGTAAAGATTTGGGCTGTATCAGGTTCTGAAGTGAATAGTCACATCGATGAAGCAGATGTACTTTTACTTGGACCGCAAGTACGTTATTTATTACCGAAAATGAAAGAACTATGTAAGGGGAAAGGGATACCTGTTGATGTCATTCAATCCGTCCATTACGGACTTTGTAATGGGGAGGCTATCTTGCAAGCAGCTTTGTCAATGAAACCATGA